The sequence tctctgagaaatcactGAAATGCTGAAAGACAACCTCTCTCATCATGTAGGAGAAAATGACAATAAATCCCTGGATCCAATCCCCTGATCCGGTTctttccctgacacacacagcatccTTCCCTTGAGTTCACTGGAAATCCGGAGAGtagttttttgcataatcctgctaaaaaacATTGACGAAAACATAATCGCCTCGGAGCAAGTAATAAGAGGATAATTCCCAGAAACAAGTCTTGTCTTGTGAGGAAAATGATAAATCAGAACGCCAACTGATGCTGTAGTCTGCTCGTTGTAATCATCACTCACCGGTTTCTTCCCCACAATGAGCTTCTCGACCTTCTGCACCTGTGAGACGTGGTCTTCATTGGTCTTGAGCTCTCGCTTGCGGATCCTCTCGTAGATACCGACCAGCGTCTCCCTCGGTATGTCCTCTCCATCGTCCACACCTggaacagagggaggagcagaggttTAATGGGAAAATCAAGAGGTGGATCGGAGGAGGACAAAAAGTAATTGAAATGAGGAACGTGAGAGAAGGAAGTCATATTATTCCTTTAAGTACAAATAATGAGTGCATTTCCAATTCCAGGATGAATCTCACACATATAGCACGTTCTAAAATATCagtaaatcacatttattatttataatttaatatcTATTCAACAACACTGTTTCATATtggtcatttgttttatcacctCGTAAATTCTTGATAAAGtcctccatcttcatcttcctctcggGCTTAACGTTGGGGCTGTACATGTCGGTGTTGAGGAGGATGATGGCGAAGGCCAGGATGAAGATGGTGTCGGGGTTCCTGAACTGTCTCACCACCGTGGGGTTACAGATGCAGTAGCGCTGGCTAGAGACacgagaggggggggagagcaaCCGTGGTGAAGTTCTACTCACGTCCAAGATTAGATTGCAAAACACGCAAAGCTATTGTGCTCATGGAGAGGAAATGCTTTGAGGCTCGGAGAAAGCAGAAGTTAGCGTTCTCTTTGTGTAACGGTAACTATTGTGACAATAGAGGAACATCAGCAGGATTGACATTAAAAAGATCAATAAAATTAAAAGAACACTAGTTCACATGGTGCTTTCAGGATTTAATCAAACCATATACAGACAAATATATTGGTTTCTATTGGTTTCACTTTTTTATTCCCCTGCATCTTTCTGTGTAGTCATCACTCATTCGTCAAGATGTTTAAATGTCATCGTTGAGGGAGCGGTCTCACCTGAAAGCCTCGATAAGCCGCTCCACCTTCTGGGCCTCGCCCTGCACACGGATGTGGTTCTGAAATTTCCTGAGGGCCTCGTCCAGCTCCATGCTCTGGAAGTCCATTTCATCCACCACGCAGCTGGTGCACACAGGgccagatggagagagaagaaattaaaaacacaatcatAGTGCTCATCAGTAAGGATCAAGAGGATGTTCCAAGAGAtgttctctttcttttattttttctcatttaattAAGAAGTAAATATCATACTTACTCTAAGACATCCCTGTTGAACTGTTTCTGCCGATTGCCGAGGAATTCTCCAATCATctgccggctcaggcccttcctctgcagcaggaagtgagCCACACCGACCGGCGTGTCAGGGATGAATCCCCTCTCTGTCAGGTACTGGACCCCTTTCTCCGGCTTCCTGAAAAACCAACATGGACGGGGGGTTATCTCTTAACATGTTTCAAATATAAATCAGTAGAGAAACTATAATATTTTTCAAGAAAGACCTCTGAACTGTTCGATTTCTCAAATCGTTTAAGCACATAGAACTAGAGCTCAACGTCGTTTTTAAACCCTTATGACAAGGAAATGTAAATcaagcttgatattttacagtttaatcgtaaacctttattataaataactaaaaagaaaaagaaaacaactacATCCAAATATATCGAAgatgaaataagaaaataagacATTTATCATGTAATACAAATGCACATCTTTATGGTTCCAAGTCAAGCTCTTGAACCATATGTGATAAGAGGTCAGACCAAACACATTAAAGAAATAAGGTTATTTATAATTGCTCATGAAAGATAAATAATTGAGCTACATTGCACCACAGTAAGCTGAATTTTCCCACAGATATAAAACAAAGGCAGTCTATTTAATTCCCTCATCGCTGACATGTAGTTGTGTCAGTTCGAATCTTGCAATTGGAGTTCCTTCAGGATCACAGAGTGAAAAAATTGTTTACGATAGTTATATtctaaacacaaattaaatgaatgctTCTGAATTCTTCTTCAATCCAAATATCTTTTCTAAATATAGAGAATCCCTCTCATACACACTGGTCCCACGCCTGCTCCGTCAGAGCCGAGCACCTACTTGTTGAAGAGATTCAGGCCGATGCGATAGTGTCTCTTGCGGATCACATCGTTGCTGAAGATGGGCGAGTCCCAGCTGTTGCGGGTCTCTTTGTGGTAAGTCTGTTTGCTGAGCGTCTGCTCTCGGAGGCTGTCTCTCGACGACGACTCGGAGCTGCAGTTGATGGTGTCGTTGGAGTTGGACGTGCTGTTGATGCTGTCGTTGTCCCCGTCGGAGAAGTCGGACTCGGACTTGCTCTGCCGGTTGGCCGAGCCGTTGATGGCGAGGTGGCTCTCCAGCTGGCGGTGGCGGTGGCGCAGGGGGGCGTCGTCGTCCCGGGACGGAGCTCGCGGCGGGGGGCCGTGGGAAATGTGTTTGGGGCTCGCCTGCGACGACGTCACGATGTGGCCGTGCGGCTCGTACGCCGGCGGCCGCTTGACCGAGCCCCGGTCCGAGCGGTCACTGAGCTCCACGGAGCTGTCACTGGGAGGTTGAATGGTCAACAGAGGAAGATGGTCCATTCTGAGCCGCTGCTCCTGGCACTCCAGAGAGGGAGTGCTGCGGCAGCTAGTGTCTGTGTCCTGACCCTCATCTTTAGGGTCAATGGGCCAGTACTCCTGCGAGGAGTTGACTGACCGCATCCGCAAGTCTGATTCCGTGCTGGAAGGATGCTCCCCCGACCTGGACAGGGCGATAGAGGGGGACATGTCCTCCTCGTCGATGAACAGAGTGACATCACTGTACGATGCCATGGTGTCATCGTGCATGCGTCCGGTGGCCCTGCGGTGGGACTTCACCTGATAGGGCGCTTTCCTCTCCACCTCGGAGCAGCCTATGGCCTCGGGGTCGGGGCCCTCGTCCCCCTGGAGGCTGCGACAGTTCAGTGCATCGTCTATCGACTCGGCCAGAGACTTGACCTGCCGGGAAAAGGCGTCCTCCAGCTCCGTGATGGCGTCGGTCAGGTCGCTCTGCGGAGGCGGGTGAGACACCATGTTGGCCTGCTGGTGAACCTCGATATCTCCACACTCAGACTGCACCATGGACAGGGGGCTGCCATCTTCCGTCATGGACACCTGCCTCCCCTCGAAGTAGGAGCTGTGCACTTTCTCGGGACCCTCAAACGACAGCTGCATCCTCATATTGGACAGAACAATGCGTCTGGACATACGGTTCTCAGACATGGAGCTCCTGAGACGTTCAAAGTTCTTGTTCATCTGGTACTGGCGGAAGGCTGTCTGGATGGTGCGGGCCGCATGCCGGGTTATGAATCGTCCGCCATATTTGCGCTCCAGCATCTCCACCTAGGGCgaaggaggagaaaataaaatattgattcTGTTGTGTTAACTTGAGCTGGTCTTTCAACCTGTCTGGTGTCATGAGAACACGAGAAACTTTGATCCAACtccaaaacaaacaatccaTCGAGGCTGCTGTTGGAATACCTGTTTGTCCTGAAGGTCAGCGGAGAGCTCATAGCTCTCGGAGAGCGAGCGCGACCGCTTgatggcctcctcctccgcctgctTCCGGATGATGGACTGCGAGTGCTGAAGCTTGGGCCGACGGGGCCTCTGAGGGCCGGGCTGGACCCCGTGGCTGTAAAGCGGGCTGTCGAATCTGTCGGGGCTGATGGCGGAGCCGTGGGTCACCGGAGCCTGGCCATAGCTGGCTCCAGCGTCCAGGGAAGGGCCGCTCTCATTGGGCCGTCCATCCCCTTccacactgcagagagagagagggagcaaagGGATGATTAGAATTTTAATCTTCAGTTAAACAATGAGAAGTTTTTGAATTCAGAATCAATCGGGATCAATCATAATCTGATTGAAGTGTTATAGAAAATGCTTTTCTGTTTCTCTATGAAATGTCAGAGCGATAAGTAGCTTAACTAGACTTTGGAACAATCTGCTAGAGGAGATTAGACTCACTTCTTAACATAcaactttataaaaaaataaaataaaaatcttatCATGTGATGTATATTGCTTTTATTATCTGTGTCTTTataattatttgttgtgtttcgTAAGTTTCATATTGTCTGTTGTAAAGCATTTAGTTACTTGTGTTGAAATGTGATGTACAAATAAGGTTATCAGTATTGTTATTGTTGCAATAATTTGTTGCAAAATAACTGCCGGGAGACTTCCTTCAAGAAAAGCAAAAGTGATTCAAGCAACAAGTCCGACTCTAGAGGAGTGAACTGGAGACTAAATGAGGGACCTAACTGGAGAGAGCTGACTGGACTGGTCTCTGTAACAACTCCAGTCTGCCATGCCAGACTCAGTATATACAAATGCCACGTAAACACTCTCCAAG comes from Pleuronectes platessa chromosome 6, fPlePla1.1, whole genome shotgun sequence and encodes:
- the iqsec1a gene encoding IQ motif and Sec7 domain ArfGEF 1a isoform X4: MVDKIWRKSWQFIENRRSVRMKQSPCKAAECKSDVEGDGRPNESGPSLDAGASYGQAPVTHGSAISPDRFDSPLYSHGVQPGPQRPRRPKLQHSQSIIRKQAEEEAIKRSRSLSESYELSADLQDKQVEMLERKYGGRFITRHAARTIQTAFRQYQMNKNFERLRSSMSENRMSRRIVLSNMRMQLSFEGPEKVHSSYFEGRQVSMTEDGSPLSMVQSECGDIEVHQQANMVSHPPPQSDLTDAITELEDAFSRQVKSLAESIDDALNCRSLQGDEGPDPEAIGCSEVERKAPYQVKSHRRATGRMHDDTMASYSDVTLFIDEEDMSPSIALSRSGEHPSSTESDLRMRSVNSSQEYWPIDPKDEGQDTDTSCRSTPSLECQEQRLRMDHLPLLTIQPPSDSSVELSDRSDRGSVKRPPAYEPHGHIVTSSQASPKHISHGPPPRAPSRDDDAPLRHRHRQLESHLAINGSANRQSKSESDFSDGDNDSINSTSNSNDTINCSSESSSRDSLREQTLSKQTYHKETRNSWDSPIFSNDVIRKRHYRIGLNLFNKKPEKGVQYLTERGFIPDTPVGVAHFLLQRKGLSRQMIGEFLGNRQKQFNRDVLDCVVDEMDFQSMELDEALRKFQNHIRVQGEAQKVERLIEAFSQRYCICNPTVVRQFRNPDTIFILAFAIILLNTDMYSPNVKPERKMKMEDFIKNLRGVDDGEDIPRETLVGIYERIRKRELKTNEDHVSQVQKVEKLIVGKKPIGTLHHGLGCVLSLPHRRLVCYCRLFEVPDPNKLQKLGLHQREIFLFNDLLVVTKIFQKKKNSVTYSFRQSFSLYGMQVMLFENQYYPNGIRLTSAVPGADIKVLINFNAPNPQDRKKFTDDLRESIAEVQEMEKYRIESELEKQKGVVRPSMSQSSGLKKEAGNGGMNRASLDDTYTMGEGLKRSALSSSLRDLSDAGVHH
- the iqsec1a gene encoding IQ motif and Sec7 domain ArfGEF 1a isoform X2 produces the protein MSDASSDVTAVWNAMWKYCITSRTISVEGDGRPNESGPSLDAGASYGQAPVTHGSAISPDRFDSPLYSHGVQPGPQRPRRPKLQHSQSIIRKQAEEEAIKRSRSLSESYELSADLQDKQVEMLERKYGGRFITRHAARTIQTAFRQYQMNKNFERLRSSMSENRMSRRIVLSNMRMQLSFEGPEKVHSSYFEGRQVSMTEDGSPLSMVQSECGDIEVHQQANMVSHPPPQSDLTDAITELEDAFSRQVKSLAESIDDALNCRSLQGDEGPDPEAIGCSEVERKAPYQVKSHRRATGRMHDDTMASYSDVTLFIDEEDMSPSIALSRSGEHPSSTESDLRMRSVNSSQEYWPIDPKDEGQDTDTSCRSTPSLECQEQRLRMDHLPLLTIQPPSDSSVELSDRSDRGSVKRPPAYEPHGHIVTSSQASPKHISHGPPPRAPSRDDDAPLRHRHRQLESHLAINGSANRQSKSESDFSDGDNDSINSTSNSNDTINCSSESSSRDSLREQTLSKQTYHKETRNSWDSPIFSNDVIRKRHYRIGLNLFNKKPEKGVQYLTERGFIPDTPVGVAHFLLQRKGLSRQMIGEFLGNRQKQFNRDVLDCVVDEMDFQSMELDEALRKFQNHIRVQGEAQKVERLIEAFSQRYCICNPTVVRQFRNPDTIFILAFAIILLNTDMYSPNVKPERKMKMEDFIKNLRGVDDGEDIPRETLVGIYERIRKRELKTNEDHVSQVQKVEKLIVGKKPIGTLHHGLGCVLSLPHRRLVCYCRLFEVPDPNKLQKLGLHQREIFLFNDLLVVTKIFQKKKNSVTYSFRQSFSLYGMQVMLFENQYYPNGIRLTSAVPGADIKVLINFNAPNPQDRKKFTDDLRESIAEVQEMEKYRIESELEKQKGVVRPSMSQSSGLKKEAGNGGMNRASLDDTYTMGEGLKRSALSSSLRDLSDAGKRGRRSSAGSLDSNMEGSIISSPHTRRRATTPREGAPRSQTPSQPPSQPPIPNSASTSILGSLFGSKRGKPPSQGHPSYPSAGQPTLISHKPHPTNLHHTAQTTHPVPAQGHHPQYCQVPQNPPPYHHHHHYHPPAHTQYHQHPPHAPHAHQHAHPQHSHYSQHSHHSSHSQHAAHHHSQQTGSAPGGPKPKHSGISTVV
- the iqsec1a gene encoding IQ motif and Sec7 domain ArfGEF 1a isoform X3 translates to MWCLQCNSGKTLSLLELELKGCVEGDGRPNESGPSLDAGASYGQAPVTHGSAISPDRFDSPLYSHGVQPGPQRPRRPKLQHSQSIIRKQAEEEAIKRSRSLSESYELSADLQDKQVEMLERKYGGRFITRHAARTIQTAFRQYQMNKNFERLRSSMSENRMSRRIVLSNMRMQLSFEGPEKVHSSYFEGRQVSMTEDGSPLSMVQSECGDIEVHQQANMVSHPPPQSDLTDAITELEDAFSRQVKSLAESIDDALNCRSLQGDEGPDPEAIGCSEVERKAPYQVKSHRRATGRMHDDTMASYSDVTLFIDEEDMSPSIALSRSGEHPSSTESDLRMRSVNSSQEYWPIDPKDEGQDTDTSCRSTPSLECQEQRLRMDHLPLLTIQPPSDSSVELSDRSDRGSVKRPPAYEPHGHIVTSSQASPKHISHGPPPRAPSRDDDAPLRHRHRQLESHLAINGSANRQSKSESDFSDGDNDSINSTSNSNDTINCSSESSSRDSLREQTLSKQTYHKETRNSWDSPIFSNDVIRKRHYRIGLNLFNKKPEKGVQYLTERGFIPDTPVGVAHFLLQRKGLSRQMIGEFLGNRQKQFNRDVLDCVVDEMDFQSMELDEALRKFQNHIRVQGEAQKVERLIEAFSQRYCICNPTVVRQFRNPDTIFILAFAIILLNTDMYSPNVKPERKMKMEDFIKNLRGVDDGEDIPRETLVGIYERIRKRELKTNEDHVSQVQKVEKLIVGKKPIGTLHHGLGCVLSLPHRRLVCYCRLFEVPDPNKLQKLGLHQREIFLFNDLLVVTKIFQKKKNSVTYSFRQSFSLYGMQVMLFENQYYPNGIRLTSAVPGADIKVLINFNAPNPQDRKKFTDDLRESIAEVQEMEKYRIESELEKQKGVVRPSMSQSSGLKKEAGNGGMNRASLDDTYTMGEGLKRSALSSSLRDLSDAGKRGRRSSAGSLDSNMEGSIISSPHTRRRATTPREGAPRSQTPSQPPSQPPIPNSASTSILGSLFGSKRGKPPSQGHPSYPSAGQPTLISHKPHPTNLHHTAQTTHPVPAQGHHPQYCQVPQNPPPYHHHHHYHPPAHTQYHQHPPHAPHAHQHAHPQHSHYSQHSHHSSHSQHAAHHHSQQTGSAPGGPKPKHSGISTVV
- the iqsec1a gene encoding IQ motif and Sec7 domain ArfGEF 1a isoform X1 is translated as MVDKIWRKSWQFIENRRSVRMKQSPCKAAECKSDVEGDGRPNESGPSLDAGASYGQAPVTHGSAISPDRFDSPLYSHGVQPGPQRPRRPKLQHSQSIIRKQAEEEAIKRSRSLSESYELSADLQDKQVEMLERKYGGRFITRHAARTIQTAFRQYQMNKNFERLRSSMSENRMSRRIVLSNMRMQLSFEGPEKVHSSYFEGRQVSMTEDGSPLSMVQSECGDIEVHQQANMVSHPPPQSDLTDAITELEDAFSRQVKSLAESIDDALNCRSLQGDEGPDPEAIGCSEVERKAPYQVKSHRRATGRMHDDTMASYSDVTLFIDEEDMSPSIALSRSGEHPSSTESDLRMRSVNSSQEYWPIDPKDEGQDTDTSCRSTPSLECQEQRLRMDHLPLLTIQPPSDSSVELSDRSDRGSVKRPPAYEPHGHIVTSSQASPKHISHGPPPRAPSRDDDAPLRHRHRQLESHLAINGSANRQSKSESDFSDGDNDSINSTSNSNDTINCSSESSSRDSLREQTLSKQTYHKETRNSWDSPIFSNDVIRKRHYRIGLNLFNKKPEKGVQYLTERGFIPDTPVGVAHFLLQRKGLSRQMIGEFLGNRQKQFNRDVLDCVVDEMDFQSMELDEALRKFQNHIRVQGEAQKVERLIEAFSQRYCICNPTVVRQFRNPDTIFILAFAIILLNTDMYSPNVKPERKMKMEDFIKNLRGVDDGEDIPRETLVGIYERIRKRELKTNEDHVSQVQKVEKLIVGKKPIGTLHHGLGCVLSLPHRRLVCYCRLFEVPDPNKLQKLGLHQREIFLFNDLLVVTKIFQKKKNSVTYSFRQSFSLYGMQVMLFENQYYPNGIRLTSAVPGADIKVLINFNAPNPQDRKKFTDDLRESIAEVQEMEKYRIESELEKQKGVVRPSMSQSSGLKKEAGNGGMNRASLDDTYTMGEGLKRSALSSSLRDLSDAGKRGRRSSAGSLDSNMEGSIISSPHTRRRATTPREGAPRSQTPSQPPSQPPIPNSASTSILGSLFGSKRGKPPSQGHPSYPSAGQPTLISHKPHPTNLHHTAQTTHPVPAQGHHPQYCQVPQNPPPYHHHHHYHPPAHTQYHQHPPHAPHAHQHAHPQHSHYSQHSHHSSHSQHAAHHHSQQTGSAPGGPKPKHSGISTVV